A window of the Lactobacillus gasseri ATCC 33323 = JCM 1131 genome harbors these coding sequences:
- a CDS encoding GtrA family protein: MGIFKRILHNEDLRQLIIYVLIGVLGLGVDFGIFALLTHFKMQVEVANFISSSCGLINNFFWNSFLNFKVHDKLLIRFVSYYLVGQITTLFTTLCLFIFVTQLGYNQLIVKAVSTFIATLIQFVINKLLTFRKIKTTKSKVDIRK; the protein is encoded by the coding sequence GTGGGTATTTTTAAAAGAATACTTCATAATGAAGACTTGCGACAGCTGATTATTTATGTATTAATTGGTGTGTTAGGATTAGGTGTTGATTTTGGAATTTTCGCACTCCTTACCCATTTTAAGATGCAAGTCGAAGTAGCTAATTTTATTTCATCATCTTGTGGGTTAATCAATAACTTCTTCTGGAATAGTTTTCTTAACTTTAAGGTTCACGATAAGTTATTAATAAGATTCGTTTCTTACTATTTAGTTGGACAAATTACGACTTTATTTACCACATTATGTTTATTTATTTTCGTAACTCAGCTAGGCTATAACCAACTAATTGTTAAGGCCGTTTCAACATTTATCGCTACCTTAATTCAATTTGTAATTAATAAATTACTTACATTTAGAAAAATAAAAACTACTAAGTCAAAAGTAGACATTAGAAAGTAA
- a CDS encoding aldose 1-epimerase family protein codes for MVTIENNQLKVEINEVGAQLTHVVDKATNADYIWNGSEWERHAPILFPAIGRSNDNKYILNGKTYEMKQHGFARDYPWTVVDKGDDRVSLTLTENDETLAVYPFRFSLMATYTLEANQLKVEFLVKNNSKETMPFGLGFHPGFNVPVAGDELEFSDYEINLSPEVTELTQFQIDPIPFRNGKVIPVPNAQKSTLPLSYAEFDDGLIIINNPGLTGIELSSAKSDHKISLTLEDFPYVALWAMTDPEAKFLCMEPFAGLPDIKSNELTDWMEKEGNNFLAPDESSHFSTTITLE; via the coding sequence ATGGTAACAATTGAAAACAACCAGTTAAAGGTTGAAATTAATGAAGTCGGCGCCCAGCTTACTCATGTAGTTGATAAGGCTACTAATGCCGACTACATTTGGAATGGGAGTGAATGGGAGAGACATGCTCCAATTCTTTTTCCAGCGATCGGAAGATCAAATGATAATAAATATATTTTAAATGGAAAAACATATGAAATGAAACAACACGGCTTTGCTCGTGACTATCCATGGACAGTTGTCGATAAGGGAGACGACCGAGTAAGTTTAACTCTAACCGAAAATGATGAAACTTTAGCTGTTTATCCATTTCGTTTTAGCTTGATGGCTACATATACATTAGAAGCTAATCAATTAAAAGTAGAATTTTTAGTTAAAAACAATTCAAAAGAAACAATGCCTTTTGGATTAGGATTCCACCCTGGGTTCAATGTCCCAGTAGCTGGCGATGAGCTAGAATTTTCTGACTATGAAATTAATTTAAGCCCAGAAGTAACAGAATTGACTCAATTTCAAATTGATCCAATTCCATTTAGAAATGGTAAAGTTATTCCTGTACCTAATGCACAAAAGAGTACTTTACCATTGTCATATGCTGAATTTGATGATGGGCTGATCATTATTAATAATCCTGGCTTAACTGGAATTGAACTATCTAGTGCGAAGTCTGACCACAAGATTTCTTTAACTTTAGAAGATTTTCCATATGTGGCACTCTGGGCTATGACAGATCCAGAAGCTAAGTTTTTATGTATGGAACCTTTTGCTGGCTTACCAGACATTAAGAGCAATGAATTAACTGACTGGATGGAAAAAGAAGGTAATAACTTCCTGGCACCAGATGAAAGTTCACATTTTTCAACTACAATTACTTTAGAATAA
- a CDS encoding LCP family protein yields the protein MDNKPKEPVLSRVELNKEKHSKKKPIRIIIAVVLVLVLGLGAYAGSVYFKAKNAFDKTYDPKNAVKQDSFSGKEPFNILLLGTDTGAFGRKEVRGNSDTMIIVTVNPAKKKLSLMSIPRDTMARMIGTESFSVHKINAAYNIGGAKMAMQTTSKVLNVPIKYYISMNMGGMRKIVDGVGGVTVTPPLTFTYDGYTFTKGKKVHLNGSQALAYSRMRYDDPKGDYGRQLRQREVIMSVLEHAMSFSTLKNLDSILGSVSTSLRTNLTFDSMVKISKNYRKCTQNMSSDYLHGVGAMIGDASYQVMSDKELQRTSNIVRNDLGLDSMNIDNNETYQNSMNSQFDWTSGDSNQVYYVYDPYTDELWNGDRAY from the coding sequence ATGGATAATAAGCCCAAAGAACCTGTTCTCTCAAGAGTTGAGCTGAACAAAGAAAAACATAGTAAGAAAAAGCCAATCCGTATTATCATTGCGGTAGTTTTAGTGTTGGTTTTAGGACTTGGTGCCTACGCAGGATCTGTCTATTTTAAAGCTAAGAATGCTTTTGATAAAACCTATGATCCTAAGAATGCCGTAAAGCAAGATAGTTTTTCTGGCAAAGAGCCATTTAATATTTTGTTATTAGGGACAGATACAGGCGCTTTTGGTAGAAAAGAAGTTCGTGGAAATTCGGATACGATGATTATAGTAACCGTTAATCCAGCTAAAAAGAAACTTTCTTTGATGTCGATTCCGCGTGATACGATGGCAAGAATGATCGGGACAGAGAGCTTTAGCGTCCACAAGATTAATGCAGCTTATAACATTGGTGGAGCTAAGATGGCGATGCAGACTACTAGTAAAGTCCTTAATGTTCCGATAAAGTATTATATTTCAATGAATATGGGTGGTATGCGTAAGATTGTTGACGGCGTTGGCGGTGTTACTGTGACGCCTCCTCTTACCTTTACCTATGATGGCTATACTTTTACTAAAGGTAAAAAAGTTCACTTAAATGGTAGTCAAGCTTTGGCTTATTCAAGGATGCGCTACGATGATCCCAAGGGAGACTATGGTAGGCAGCTACGTCAACGTGAAGTTATTATGTCAGTTTTAGAGCATGCTATGTCATTTAGCACTTTAAAGAACTTAGATTCAATTTTAGGCTCAGTTTCTACTAGTTTAAGGACTAATTTAACTTTTGATTCAATGGTGAAGATTAGTAAGAACTATCGTAAATGTACCCAAAACATGTCTAGCGACTACTTGCACGGAGTAGGAGCAATGATTGGGGATGCATCATATCAAGTAATGTCTGACAAAGAATTACAACGAACTTCTAATATTGTGAGAAATGATCTGGGTCTAGATTCAATGAATATTGATAATAATGAAACTTATCAAAATTCAATGAATTCTCAATTTGATTGGACCAGTGGTGATTCTAATCAGGTATACTACGTATATGATCCTTATACGGATGAATTATGGAACGGAGATCGTGCTTATTAA
- the rpsN gene encoding 30S ribosomal protein S14 produces MAKKSKIVKAAKQRELIKKYYELKEAGDIEALAKLPLDAHPTHYHNRDLHDGRPHGYMRKFGMSRLRFKELAHKGQLPGVRKASW; encoded by the coding sequence ATGGCAAAAAAATCCAAAATTGTTAAGGCTGCTAAGCAGCGCGAATTAATCAAAAAATACTACGAATTAAAAGAAGCTGGTGACATCGAAGCACTAGCAAAACTGCCACTTGATGCTCACCCAACTCACTACCACAACCGTGATCTACACGATGGTAGACCACATGGTTATATGCGTAAGTTTGGTATGTCACGTTTACGCTTCAAGGAACTAGCACATAAAGGACAACTTCCTGGCGTGCGTAAAGCTAGTTGGTAA
- a CDS encoding DUF6612 family protein: MKKKFNFLLLLGVILVSLTTACSKKDSKPKTNPEPSASSLINAKFNSSLANGHFTQTINSDEMSQKSKSEGLFKDKGDVTNLTYTLTQKKKSQTEQMWLTKKDMYLLLEQNKGHWIKNSANANTFDPDQVKERFNPATFKKINKALAKKATVQKKNGNYDISFNGTDSNLWNAVNPLVIDAMNTPGSQNMQVARLVKSAQVQNLKVTYLIDPTTKNVESMTFKAQYIAGGKYNFTWTLTYDQLGQHADLAVPADIQKNAIDAEEIKKAQAEQNKQ, from the coding sequence ATGAAGAAAAAATTCAACTTCCTGCTCTTATTGGGAGTAATTTTAGTTTCTTTAACTACAGCTTGTTCAAAGAAAGATAGTAAACCAAAAACTAATCCTGAACCTTCTGCAAGTTCGCTAATTAATGCTAAGTTTAATTCTAGCTTAGCTAACGGTCACTTCACTCAAACAATTAATTCTGATGAAATGAGCCAAAAGTCAAAATCGGAAGGTCTTTTTAAAGATAAAGGCGATGTAACTAATCTTACTTACACTTTGACTCAAAAGAAAAAATCACAAACAGAACAAATGTGGTTAACTAAAAAAGATATGTACCTTCTTTTAGAGCAAAATAAGGGACACTGGATCAAAAACTCAGCTAATGCCAATACTTTTGATCCCGACCAAGTAAAAGAAAGATTTAATCCTGCAACTTTTAAGAAGATCAACAAAGCACTTGCTAAAAAGGCTACTGTTCAAAAGAAAAATGGCAACTATGACATCAGTTTCAATGGGACTGATTCTAATCTATGGAATGCGGTCAATCCACTTGTTATTGACGCTATGAATACTCCAGGTTCACAAAACATGCAAGTAGCTCGTCTAGTTAAATCAGCCCAAGTGCAGAACTTAAAAGTTACTTATTTAATTGATCCTACAACAAAAAATGTTGAATCTATGACTTTCAAGGCACAATACATTGCTGGTGGAAAATATAACTTCACTTGGACCTTAACTTATGATCAACTCGGCCAGCACGCTGACTTAGCAGTTCCTGCTGATATTCAGAAGAATGCGATTGACGCTGAAGAGATCAAGAAAGCTCAAGCTGAGCAAAACAAACA
- a CDS encoding glycerol-3-phosphate acyltransferase — MNELISLVIGYFLGNILFAMIVAKIFLHKDPTKYGSGNPGTANIGAVFGKKWGILTCIGDLAKTLAALLIVYSLYHGNRLDLSFAGLGVVLGHSFPFWNHFKGGKGVAVTALWLVFFDWRAGLIALLFGLFLVIIMKNLTIPPLVYMLGFSIFTWLNFGWEQGLIFLIATLIMIFQFRKDIVDFFTGHGKRVDVLVTIKKKLGIYK; from the coding sequence ATGAATGAATTGATTTCACTAGTAATAGGATATTTCCTCGGAAATATCCTTTTTGCTATGATTGTCGCAAAAATATTTTTACATAAAGATCCAACTAAGTATGGTTCAGGTAATCCTGGCACAGCTAATATTGGCGCAGTTTTTGGTAAAAAGTGGGGTATTCTCACTTGTATCGGAGATTTAGCTAAGACTTTGGCAGCGTTGTTAATTGTTTACTCTCTTTATCATGGTAATCGTTTAGATTTGTCTTTTGCCGGTCTTGGCGTAGTCTTAGGGCATTCATTTCCGTTCTGGAATCACTTCAAGGGTGGTAAAGGAGTGGCAGTTACTGCATTATGGCTTGTCTTTTTCGATTGGCGAGCTGGCTTAATTGCTTTATTGTTTGGCTTGTTTTTAGTGATTATTATGAAAAATCTTACAATTCCGCCACTTGTCTATATGTTGGGTTTCAGTATTTTTACTTGGCTTAACTTTGGTTGGGAACAAGGATTAATCTTTTTAATTGCTACTTTAATTATGATTTTTCAATTTAGAAAAGACATTGTTGACTTCTTTACCGGACACGGTAAGCGAGTGGATGTTTTGGTAACAATTAAGAAAAAGTTAGGGATATACAAATGA
- a CDS encoding 2,3-diphosphoglycerate-dependent phosphoglycerate mutase: protein MSKLVLIRHGQSEWNLSNQFTGWVDVNLSEKGVEEAKKAGRLIKEHGLEFDQAYTSLLTRAIKTLHYALEESDQLWIPETKTWRLNERHYGALQGLNKKATAEKYGDEQVHIWRRSYDVLPPAIDDDNEFSQAHDRRYANLDPHIVPKAENLHVCLDRVMPFWEDHIAPDLLDGKNVIIAAHGNSLRALTKYIENISDDDIMNLEMKTGEPVVYTFDDKLDVVNKEKLDD from the coding sequence ATGTCGAAATTAGTTTTAATTCGTCACGGTCAAAGTGAATGGAACCTTTCTAACCAATTTACTGGTTGGGTTGATGTAAACCTTTCAGAAAAAGGTGTTGAAGAAGCTAAGAAGGCTGGTCGTTTAATTAAGGAACACGGTCTTGAATTTGATCAAGCTTACACTTCATTATTAACTCGTGCTATCAAGACTTTGCACTACGCACTTGAAGAAAGTGACCAACTTTGGATTCCAGAAACTAAGACTTGGAGATTAAATGAACGTCATTACGGTGCTCTTCAAGGTTTAAACAAGAAGGCTACTGCTGAAAAATACGGTGACGAACAAGTTCACATTTGGCGTCGTTCATACGATGTTTTGCCACCAGCTATTGATGATGACAACGAATTTAGTCAAGCACATGACCGTCGTTACGCAAACTTGGATCCACACATCGTTCCTAAGGCAGAAAACTTACACGTATGTCTTGATCGTGTAATGCCATTCTGGGAAGATCACATTGCTCCAGATTTACTTGACGGCAAGAACGTTATTATTGCTGCACATGGTAACTCACTTCGTGCTTTAACTAAGTACATTGAAAACATCTCAGATGATGACATCATGAACTTAGAAATGAAGACTGGTGAACCAGTTGTTTACACATTTGACGACAAGTTAGATGTTGTTAACAAAGAAAAGCTTGACGACTAA
- a CDS encoding PAS domain-containing protein: MDNINLDGGHLSLEQLNAIFRTIPQEMDVLDENDRVVWSSMNKNRLFKRTEKDIGKTVFEVHPGHSQKHVKEVLNQMHAGNRKNISIMITKDEQPINISFYSLHNEDGKYIGCIEVTQAVKNLQVKGSKLRNILNVLKKH; the protein is encoded by the coding sequence ATGGATAATATTAATTTAGACGGTGGTCATCTCTCACTTGAACAGTTAAATGCAATCTTTAGAACTATTCCACAAGAAATGGACGTCTTAGATGAAAATGATCGCGTTGTCTGGTCATCAATGAATAAGAATCGCCTCTTCAAGCGAACCGAAAAAGATATTGGTAAGACTGTTTTTGAGGTGCATCCCGGCCACAGCCAAAAACACGTTAAAGAAGTTTTAAACCAAATGCACGCAGGCAATCGTAAAAATATTTCAATTATGATCACTAAAGATGAGCAACCAATAAATATTTCTTTTTATAGCCTTCATAACGAAGATGGAAAATATATTGGTTGTATTGAAGTAACGCAAGCAGTTAAAAATTTGCAAGTTAAGGGCAGCAAATTGCGCAATATCTTAAATGTCCTTAAAAAGCACTAA
- a CDS encoding glycosyltransferase family 2 protein produces MKKLSIIVPCYNEEESVPLFYPAVNKVMDTIPDLEPEYWFINDGSKDNTLKEIKELRKKDPEHVHFVSFSRNFGKESALYAGLQAATGDYVVVMDVDLQDPPKFLPQMYDLIKTGEYDCIGTRRVDRTGEAKFKSFLSDMFYKVVNKISDTEIVPGARDYRMMTRQMVNAVLDMPEYNRFSKGIFSWVGFKTKYLDYHNVERVAGESDWNTWKLFKYAMDGIADFSQAPLNLAVWIGTGSFVLSIIGLIIVIIRRALYPGSSIFGWASMVCIILLLGGLQLLCIGILGKYIGRVYIQVKNRPIYIIKEKK; encoded by the coding sequence ATGAAAAAATTATCAATTATTGTTCCTTGTTACAATGAAGAGGAATCTGTACCACTTTTTTATCCAGCTGTGAATAAAGTAATGGATACAATTCCAGATTTAGAGCCAGAATATTGGTTTATTAATGATGGTTCCAAAGATAATACACTTAAAGAAATTAAAGAATTACGCAAAAAAGATCCAGAACATGTTCACTTTGTTTCTTTTTCAAGAAACTTTGGTAAGGAGTCCGCACTTTATGCCGGACTTCAAGCTGCAACTGGAGACTATGTAGTCGTAATGGATGTTGACTTACAAGATCCACCTAAGTTTTTGCCGCAAATGTATGATTTGATCAAGACGGGAGAATATGACTGTATTGGAACTCGTCGGGTTGACCGTACAGGGGAAGCTAAGTTTAAGTCTTTCCTAAGTGATATGTTCTATAAGGTTGTTAATAAGATTTCTGATACTGAAATTGTACCAGGCGCCCGTGACTACCGAATGATGACTCGTCAGATGGTAAATGCAGTTTTGGATATGCCTGAATACAACCGTTTTTCAAAAGGAATCTTCTCTTGGGTTGGATTTAAGACTAAGTATTTAGACTACCACAATGTTGAACGTGTAGCTGGCGAAAGTGATTGGAACACTTGGAAATTATTCAAATACGCGATGGACGGAATTGCGGACTTTTCACAAGCGCCACTTAACTTAGCCGTTTGGATTGGTACTGGCTCATTTGTATTATCAATTATTGGCTTGATCATTGTAATTATTCGCAGAGCACTCTACCCTGGTTCAAGCATCTTTGGCTGGGCTTCAATGGTATGCATTATTTTGCTACTGGGTGGTCTGCAACTACTCTGCATTGGTATTTTGGGTAAATACATTGGTAGGGTATATATTCAAGTTAAGAATCGACCGATTTATATTATTAAAGAGAAAAAATAA
- a CDS encoding LTA synthase family protein yields MKSALRKTIQWILLLCLLLGILIQALGFWNYNPTSVSTKTRIGMVISLIQLIVVVWYGMSYGSKEYSFKEVVKNWLEGVITLIIFYLVFVISLPQLFSAWNLWGVFFPVLTSTSALFSGIIISLFFQPFIFRLQERLNTKQNVLLLTTITLLIFTLSAGNSLLTSYSIFGLYLVLPFAWGMLISKIKVSKKVLFGLVVATIILLPAVYYLTIKLMPIQTPQGFIFSQMNMSWNTSLLMAPSSPLMILFVVTGALLFRSSMLGASHRVFSILIPAIIFGTTSYGMSLWKEKLQLLLAPVSKKVTVLLILSLLVASFIINFIFVKFILSNKCVQRFLNKFDENNLDGLVKLLEAGLGFLKKHSRSIILFAFLIFLSIVGFYTVRDIQSASDFWVALVFIFTSKFGTLVLSSIFLFAIYEIFYVITTRFWVSASIPTVLALGIAIADGIKMDLREEPVYPNEISEIVNWKTLIPMIGVQTLIYILVGIALLVAVIVYLELKHPYNLKREKKSWVALIGSLLILITPVWFNDEDSVIYYISKGFDNNPDFRNPPDSTANNGAVLTFLDFIKVPIMDKPAGYSEHAIKEITKKYQKEAIAINKTRKNKLSDQTIVFNLSESFVDPKEFPGVKVSNNVRDPMEYIRSLMTQTTSGKMLSAGYGGGTGNMEYESLTGFNMGNFSSALTPYTQVTSHYEFYPTIGMNFPYSSAIHPFKGTYYGRIDNYRRFKFNKFAYLGSKYKIYDQKSLGTSPYLSDETAYQNGLRQIKSRKGGQFINLISMQNHMPYGDYYSPNEYKDNVSGSSLADDNVKTSFAAYTKGVEYTDKAVKEFIAQIDKLNKPVTLVFYGDHYPSIIDQSLLAKYPLKMHSTTYFIYSNKYAREHGAKSKIVPDKYVATSSFIPMALEQTNAKVTAYQALLTRIYKDLPAMTINYSSSDGFELVDQNGKKVSEKKLTKKQKELLKDYKLIQYDMSAGKGYTLDVKGFYK; encoded by the coding sequence ATGAAATCAGCGTTAAGAAAAACAATCCAGTGGATCTTACTTTTATGTTTATTGCTGGGAATATTAATTCAAGCCTTAGGCTTTTGGAACTATAATCCAACTTCAGTTTCTACTAAAACGCGAATTGGCATGGTAATCAGTCTGATTCAATTGATAGTGGTTGTCTGGTATGGGATGAGCTACGGCAGTAAGGAGTATAGCTTTAAAGAGGTAGTTAAGAACTGGCTTGAAGGTGTCATTACTCTGATTATTTTCTATTTAGTATTTGTTATTTCATTGCCGCAATTGTTCTCCGCCTGGAACTTATGGGGAGTCTTTTTCCCAGTTTTAACAAGTACGTCAGCTTTATTTAGCGGAATTATTATCTCTTTATTCTTTCAGCCTTTTATTTTTCGACTACAAGAAAGATTAAATACTAAGCAAAATGTGTTGTTATTAACTACCATTACACTTTTAATTTTTACTTTAAGTGCTGGAAATTCGCTTTTAACTAGCTATAGTATTTTTGGCTTGTACTTAGTTTTGCCTTTTGCCTGGGGAATGTTGATTTCTAAAATTAAGGTATCTAAGAAAGTACTTTTTGGCCTGGTAGTAGCAACGATTATTTTGCTACCAGCAGTTTACTATCTTACGATTAAATTAATGCCGATTCAGACGCCACAAGGATTTATCTTTTCTCAGATGAATATGTCTTGGAATACTAGTCTTTTAATGGCCCCATCATCACCGTTGATGATTTTATTTGTGGTTACTGGAGCATTATTATTTAGAAGTTCAATGCTAGGAGCATCTCACAGAGTATTTTCAATTTTAATTCCAGCAATTATTTTTGGGACTACCTCTTATGGGATGAGCTTGTGGAAGGAAAAGCTGCAATTGTTGCTTGCACCCGTAAGTAAGAAAGTTACTGTCTTATTGATTCTTTCTTTATTAGTTGCAAGCTTTATTATTAATTTCATTTTCGTTAAGTTTATTCTGTCAAATAAGTGCGTTCAGAGATTCTTAAATAAGTTTGATGAGAATAATCTGGATGGTCTTGTTAAACTTTTAGAAGCGGGATTGGGCTTTTTAAAGAAACATAGCAGATCAATTATCTTATTTGCATTCCTGATATTCTTAAGTATCGTCGGTTTTTATACTGTTCGAGATATTCAATCTGCAAGTGATTTTTGGGTTGCTTTAGTCTTTATTTTTACTAGCAAATTTGGCACTTTAGTTTTATCGTCGATCTTCTTATTTGCAATTTATGAGATCTTTTATGTAATTACTACTAGGTTCTGGGTATCCGCAAGCATTCCAACTGTTTTGGCTTTAGGAATTGCAATTGCAGATGGAATCAAGATGGATTTAAGAGAAGAGCCAGTTTATCCCAATGAAATTAGTGAGATCGTTAATTGGAAGACACTAATTCCAATGATTGGTGTGCAAACCTTAATTTATATTTTAGTGGGCATTGCACTCTTAGTTGCTGTTATTGTCTATCTTGAATTAAAGCACCCATATAACTTAAAGAGAGAGAAAAAGAGCTGGGTTGCTTTAATTGGAAGTCTCTTAATCTTAATTACACCGGTGTGGTTTAATGATGAAGATTCAGTGATTTACTATATTTCAAAAGGCTTTGATAATAACCCTGATTTTAGAAATCCACCAGATAGTACAGCTAATAACGGTGCAGTTTTAACGTTTTTAGACTTTATTAAAGTTCCAATTATGGATAAGCCAGCTGGTTATTCAGAACATGCGATTAAAGAAATCACTAAGAAGTATCAAAAAGAAGCAATTGCTATTAACAAGACAAGGAAAAATAAGTTGTCGGATCAAACAATTGTCTTTAATTTGAGTGAAAGCTTTGTAGATCCAAAAGAATTTCCAGGTGTTAAAGTTTCTAACAATGTTAGAGATCCGATGGAGTATATCCGTAGCTTAATGACTCAAACGACCTCTGGTAAAATGCTTAGTGCTGGATATGGTGGCGGAACTGGAAATATGGAATATGAGTCTTTAACTGGCTTTAATATGGGTAACTTTTCTAGTGCCTTAACGCCATATACTCAAGTAACTTCGCACTATGAATTCTACCCAACAATTGGGATGAATTTCCCTTATAGTAGTGCAATCCATCCATTTAAGGGTACGTATTACGGCCGAATTGATAATTACCGCCGGTTTAAGTTCAATAAGTTTGCTTATTTGGGTTCTAAATATAAGATCTATGATCAAAAGTCACTTGGTACCAGTCCATATCTTTCTGATGAAACAGCCTATCAAAATGGTTTAAGACAGATCAAGAGTAGAAAAGGCGGTCAATTTATTAACCTTATCTCAATGCAAAACCATATGCCCTATGGCGATTATTATTCACCAAATGAATATAAGGATAATGTCAGTGGCTCTTCTCTTGCAGATGATAACGTTAAAACTAGTTTTGCGGCATATACGAAGGGGGTTGAATATACTGATAAGGCAGTTAAGGAATTTATTGCACAAATTGATAAGCTTAATAAACCTGTCACGCTAGTCTTTTATGGGGACCACTACCCATCAATTATTGATCAATCGCTTTTAGCTAAATATCCTTTAAAGATGCATTCAACTACTTACTTTATCTATTCAAATAAGTATGCGCGTGAACATGGGGCTAAGAGTAAAATCGTGCCAGATAAGTACGTTGCAACTAGTTCCTTTATTCCGATGGCTTTAGAGCAAACTAATGCTAAAGTTACTGCCTATCAAGCTTTACTTACTCGGATCTACAAAGATCTTCCTGCAATGACAATTAACTATAGTAGCAGTGACGGTTTTGAACTAGTTGATCAAAATGGTAAGAAAGTTTCTGAAAAGAAATTAACTAAAAAGCAAAAAGAATTATTGAAAGACTACAAACTGATTCAATATGATATGTCAGCTGGTAAGGGTTACACTTTAGATGTTAAAGGCTTTTATAAATAA
- a CDS encoding GRP family sugar transporter: MKYVYLFLPAIGWGLMPLVIASVKNSTVYNQIVGTVAASFIFGAVVMAIMHPAMSWSLFLLSALGGACWVIGQVGQYISYEKIGVSETMPISTGLQLIGVPLVGVLAFGEWASPQAKLYGFIGILVLIIGVVLTSLTDRGTSEGNKSNQISTIILLVLTSLGYITSSSIPKALHGSSISIFFGQTFGMLVAVFIYTLVTKNLHVWKEKSTVQSGGAGILYAIAALAYILSVQDNGVNMAFVISQLCVVISTLGGLVFLHEKKTRNGLIFTIAGLVLIIGGAMLTTLF; encoded by the coding sequence ATGAAATATGTTTATTTGTTTTTACCAGCAATTGGCTGGGGACTGATGCCCTTAGTTATTGCTAGTGTGAAAAATAGTACAGTTTATAATCAAATTGTGGGTACAGTTGCGGCTTCATTTATTTTTGGTGCAGTTGTAATGGCAATTATGCATCCAGCAATGAGTTGGTCACTATTTTTGCTTTCTGCATTAGGTGGTGCTTGCTGGGTAATTGGTCAAGTTGGTCAATATATTTCTTATGAAAAAATTGGTGTTTCAGAAACAATGCCAATTTCAACTGGTTTGCAGTTGATCGGTGTGCCTCTTGTAGGTGTGCTTGCTTTTGGCGAATGGGCTAGTCCACAAGCTAAGCTTTATGGCTTTATTGGTATTTTAGTATTAATTATTGGAGTTGTTTTAACTTCATTGACTGATCGGGGAACAAGCGAAGGCAACAAGTCTAATCAGATAAGCACAATTATTTTGCTTGTGTTAACTTCACTTGGCTACATTACTTCAAGTTCAATTCCAAAGGCTTTACATGGAAGTAGTATTTCAATCTTCTTTGGTCAAACCTTCGGTATGCTTGTAGCTGTGTTTATCTATACGCTTGTTACTAAAAATTTACATGTTTGGAAAGAAAAATCTACTGTTCAAAGTGGTGGAGCAGGTATTCTATATGCAATTGCTGCATTAGCTTACATTCTTTCTGTTCAAGATAACGGAGTTAACATGGCTTTTGTTATTTCACAACTTTGCGTAGTTATCTCTACTTTAGGTGGCTTAGTTTTCTTACACGAAAAGAAAACTCGCAACGGTTTAATTTTTACCATTGCAGGCCTAGTATTAATTATTGGCGGTGCAATGTTAACTACATTATTCTAG